The following is a genomic window from Streptomyces chrestomyceticus JCM 4735.
CGGCCCGGCCATGGCCGCGACCGAGCAGCACTTCCACGAGTCCAGCGAACTGGCCCTGGCGCTGATCGCAGCCGGTACGACCGGCCAGCAGCGGGCGGCGATCGCCCTCGACCTGATGCTGGCCGTACTGGCCCTCTGCGACAAGCTGCGCGCGCAGTGGGTGGACAGCGGGCAGCCGCTGATCCCCTTCGCCGAGGGCACCGAACCCGCCGCCACCGAGGAGCACTACCTGGCCCGGCGGGAACACCTGCGGGAACGCGCGCTACGGGTGTGGCAGCTCGCCCCGGACCCCACCGGGGCGACCCCGCAGGCGCACTGGCTGCGGTCGCTGCGCACGCTGCGGGACCGGCTCAGCGACTGGGAGGACGCCGGCGCATTCACCTCCGACTGGGCCCGCTCGCCGCTGAACCAGGGCGGCCCGGACCTGGCCGCGTTGCCGCACCCGGCCACCACGCTGATCCTGCTGCGCTGCGCGCACCTGGTGAACAACCGGCTCGGGCTGACCCTGAGCGAGGAGAACCACCTGCGCTTCCTGGCCGGCCGGATCGTCACCGACCTGCCGTCGCTTCCGGTGCGCTGACGCACCGTCCCGCAGTCCCTCCCGGCCCGCCGCCCCCGTACGGCGGGCCCGCCCGTCACGTCGACGGGGCTCCGTCACCTCGACGGACTGGGCCGCAGCTCCGCGGACCGGGGACCGTCGTGCCACCGGGACGACCGGACCAGGGTGTCGGCGCACGGCTGCCCGGGCGGCAGCGTCCGGGAGCAGGAGCACGGTGCGGGCCCGGTGGGGCGGGTGCGGCCGTCGGCCGGCTGGGCCGCCGGGCGTGCCTGGTCCTCCGGCGGCTCGGCGGACGGCTCCGCCGGGATCGCCGCGGCCAGTCCCTGCCGCCCCGTTATGCCCAGCTTGCGGTACA
Proteins encoded in this region:
- a CDS encoding lantibiotic dehydratase C-terminal domain-containing protein, with translation MAVADRPLDPATADASDWVCAHVFQDTCHDALLTGCLRPLVKELSADGLLHRYFFLRYWEGGPHVRMRFLPTGTAASREVRQRVATAVGAFLRDHPAPDTVDRTRYAGLAGELAALEDLSEHDREVRPNNTVEFLPYLREHAVYGHGPAMAATEQHFHESSELALALIAAGTTGQQRAAIALDLMLAVLALCDKLRAQWVDSGQPLIPFAEGTEPAATEEHYLARREHLRERALRVWQLAPDPTGATPQAHWLRSLRTLRDRLSDWEDAGAFTSDWARSPLNQGGPDLAALPHPATTLILLRCAHLVNNRLGLTLSEENHLRFLAGRIVTDLPSLPVR